A single genomic interval of Plantibacter sp. Leaf314 harbors:
- a CDS encoding phosphoribosylaminoimidazolesuccinocarboxamide synthase yields the protein MQDTGGVSASSDTNDWNHVYSGKVRDLYEPAEGPEDVLLVVASDRVSAFDHVLEPGIPGKGELLTSLSLWWFDQLRDVPNHLVPDHRLDASGVAVATIPDAFAGRAMLVRKLDMFPVECVVRGYLTGSGWKEYVASRTVCGIPLPDGLRDGDQLPEPLFTPAYKAPLGEHDENISFSRMVELIGEDDAVALKDLSLEIYRTASMTAERHGVILADTKFEFGRNPETGVITLGDEVLTSDSSRYWDRDVYLAGDDPTERMASFDKQIVRNWLAHNWDQHDEATPTPPTLPSEIVTQTAARYRELLERLTGLPHAR from the coding sequence ATGCAGGATACTGGTGGGGTGAGCGCATCCTCGGACACCAACGACTGGAACCACGTCTACTCGGGCAAGGTCCGAGATCTGTACGAACCGGCCGAGGGCCCCGAGGACGTCCTGCTCGTCGTGGCGAGCGACCGCGTGAGCGCCTTCGACCACGTCCTCGAACCGGGCATCCCCGGCAAGGGCGAGCTCCTCACCAGCCTGAGCCTCTGGTGGTTCGACCAGCTGCGGGACGTCCCGAACCACCTCGTCCCCGACCACCGACTCGACGCCTCGGGTGTCGCCGTCGCGACGATCCCCGACGCGTTCGCCGGCCGGGCGATGCTCGTCCGGAAGCTCGACATGTTCCCCGTCGAGTGCGTCGTGCGCGGCTACCTGACGGGCTCCGGTTGGAAGGAGTACGTCGCCAGCCGCACCGTCTGCGGCATCCCCCTGCCGGACGGACTGCGCGACGGCGACCAGCTGCCGGAGCCGCTCTTCACGCCCGCGTACAAGGCACCGCTCGGCGAGCACGACGAGAACATCTCGTTCAGTCGCATGGTCGAGCTCATCGGCGAGGACGACGCGGTCGCCCTGAAGGATCTGTCCCTCGAGATCTACCGGACGGCGTCGATGACCGCCGAGCGCCACGGGGTGATCCTCGCCGACACGAAGTTCGAGTTCGGCCGGAACCCGGAGACCGGCGTCATCACCCTCGGGGACGAGGTGCTCACCTCCGACTCCAGCCGGTACTGGGATCGCGACGTCTACCTCGCCGGCGACGACCCCACCGAGCGCATGGCCAGCTTCGACAAGCAGATCGTGCGCAACTGGCTCGCCCACAACTGGGACCAGCACGACGAGGCGACCCCCACGCCGCCGACGCTGCCGTCCGAGATCGTCACGCAGACCGCGGCACGGTACCGCGAACTCCTCGAACGCCTCACGGGCCTCCCGCACGCTCGCTGA